A stretch of the Nosocomiicoccus ampullae genome encodes the following:
- a CDS encoding methionine ABC transporter ATP-binding protein translates to MIDIKNVNKIFKTKNKTVTAVDDVSLNIHKGEIFGIIGYSGAGKSTLIRLLNGLETLSSGDIVIGDDTINKLSKKNLRKKRQKVSMIFQHFNLLWSRTVYENIRLPLEIAGVPKNEMDRKVSELIRLVGLTGREHNYPSELSGGQKQRVGIARALSNDPEVLLCDEATSALDPQTTDEVLDLLVKIRQELGLTIVMITHEMQVIRKICDRAAVMEDGKVIEVAPIIELFQNPKSSVTKRFVQDELEDEDIDVQIKTIKESFPNSTVLKLGFVGTKANRPVVSQVIKEYDLDLNVLSGNIKQTNDESYGHLYIATEVDSEKLDEIIDKFESEKVSVEVVK, encoded by the coding sequence ATGATTGATATTAAAAATGTCAATAAAATATTTAAAACAAAAAATAAGACAGTTACAGCTGTCGATGACGTATCGCTAAATATTCATAAAGGTGAAATATTTGGCATCATTGGTTATTCTGGCGCTGGTAAATCCACTTTGATTCGTTTGTTAAACGGTCTTGAAACACTTTCAAGTGGTGATATTGTGATTGGTGATGACACTATTAACAAACTATCAAAGAAAAATTTGAGAAAAAAACGTCAAAAAGTTTCAATGATTTTCCAACATTTCAATTTACTTTGGTCACGCACAGTATATGAAAATATTCGTCTCCCCCTTGAAATCGCTGGCGTGCCTAAAAACGAAATGGATCGTAAAGTATCAGAATTAATCCGACTGGTTGGACTTACGGGAAGAGAACACAACTATCCGAGTGAACTTTCTGGCGGACAAAAACAACGTGTTGGTATTGCACGTGCATTATCCAATGATCCAGAAGTATTACTATGTGACGAGGCAACGAGTGCATTAGACCCACAGACGACTGATGAGGTTCTCGATTTACTCGTAAAAATTCGTCAAGAACTCGGTCTAACGATTGTCATGATTACACATGAAATGCAAGTCATCAGAAAAATTTGTGACCGAGCTGCAGTAATGGAAGATGGTAAAGTCATCGAGGTCGCACCAATCATTGAATTATTCCAAAACCCTAAGTCTTCCGTGACAAAACGATTTGTACAAGATGAACTTGAAGATGAGGATATTGATGTACAAATTAAAACAATTAAAGAAAGTTTTCCAAACTCAACCGTTCTTAAACTTGGTTTTGTTGGTACAAAAGCAAATCGTCCAGTTGTATCTCAAGTCATTAAAGAATACGATCTTGATTTAAACGTACTTTCTGGAAATATTAAACAAACGAATGATGAGTCATATGGACACCTCTATATCGCTACTGAAGTCGATAGTGAAAAACTGGATGAGATTATTGATAAGTTTGAAAGTGAGAAAGTCTCTGTGGAGGTGGTCAAATGA
- a CDS encoding methionine ABC transporter permease, producing the protein MNEIKEMFSFEHVKLDVLWQSTVETLTMTGIATLFSFVFGIILGIILFQSSKSKTKASKPVYGVTSFVVNLFRAIPFIILIILLIPFTKALMGTMMGVWGAMPALIIGSSPFYARLVEIALKEVDKGVIEAAESMGANQWEIIRKVLLPEALPALISGITVTAIMLVGSTAIAGVIGAGGLGSLAYMVGFTRSQPDVTLVATIVILIIVFVIQILGDTIARAVDKR; encoded by the coding sequence ATGAACGAGATAAAAGAAATGTTTAGCTTTGAACATGTGAAACTCGATGTACTATGGCAATCGACTGTAGAGACACTCACTATGACAGGTATTGCGACACTATTTTCTTTTGTATTCGGAATTATATTAGGTATTATTTTATTCCAATCATCAAAAAGCAAAACTAAAGCATCAAAACCAGTATACGGTGTTACATCGTTTGTCGTGAACTTATTCCGTGCAATTCCATTTATTATTTTAATCATCTTACTCATACCATTTACTAAAGCACTTATGGGAACGATGATGGGTGTATGGGGTGCGATGCCAGCACTAATTATTGGATCGTCACCATTCTACGCAAGACTTGTTGAAATTGCTTTAAAAGAAGTGGACAAAGGTGTCATTGAAGCAGCCGAATCAATGGGTGCAAACCAGTGGGAAATCATTCGAAAAGTATTATTACCTGAAGCACTTCCAGCACTAATTTCTGGTATAACAGTCACTGCAATCATGCTAGTTGGTTCAACGGCGATTGCTGGTGTTATCGGTGCAGGTGGACTTGGTAGTTTAGCTTATATGGTTGGATTCACAAGAAGTCAACCAGACGTCACACTAGTCGCAACGATTGTTATTTTAATTATAGTATTTGTAATTCAAATTTTAGGAGATACGATTGCTCGCGCAGTCGATAAAAGATAA
- the aroD gene encoding type I 3-dehydroquinate dehydratase — MTEVVVTLSSHNLDELHDELKVLFSERDNFDIIEFRGDYFEDDEDIIDALSGLSESDKKILYTYRTKSEGGYGDDDNYIDHLNYILHHARFDIIDIQYNSYRDMEFIFSLKSRGIKVLFSHHDFEKTPSEKEIASILEGMNDYFPDYYKLAYMPNNSEDVELLFEMLKRYKKEYGNVIITIAMGELGKITRVATYPYNSAFTYGCLNTPQAPGQVEIKMLREVYE; from the coding sequence ATGACGGAGGTTGTCGTTACTTTAAGTAGTCATAATTTAGATGAGTTACATGACGAACTTAAAGTACTTTTTTCTGAGCGTGATAACTTTGATATAATAGAGTTCCGCGGTGACTATTTTGAAGATGATGAGGATATTATCGACGCATTGAGTGGTTTATCTGAATCCGATAAAAAAATTCTTTATACATATAGAACGAAAAGTGAAGGTGGATATGGGGATGATGATAATTATATCGATCATTTAAACTATATACTTCACCATGCGAGATTTGATATCATCGATATTCAGTACAATTCATACCGAGATATGGAATTTATCTTCTCGCTAAAATCTCGCGGAATTAAAGTGTTATTTAGTCATCATGATTTTGAAAAGACGCCAAGTGAAAAAGAAATCGCGTCTATTCTAGAAGGTATGAATGACTATTTTCCAGATTATTATAAGCTTGCGTATATGCCAAATAATAGCGAAGATGTTGAGTTATTGTTTGAAATGTTGAAACGCTATAAAAAAGAGTATGGAAATGTGATTATAACTATCGCGATGGGGGAATTAGGTAAAATAACAAGAGTTGCAACATATCCTTATAACTCTGCATTTACTTATGGATGCTTAAATACTCCACAGGCCCCAGGGCAAGTCGAAATAAAAATGTTAAGAGAGGTATATGAATAG
- a CDS encoding FecCD family ABC transporter permease, with protein MRNGVKILILVILIFVTIVLTLTTGTFKMSFIDIWNLMTGQATSKVALVFYKFRMPRLIITLVCGAALALSGLILQVVSKNPLSDPGIIGVNAGSGFGVVLFIAFVAGNSGVNHLYTLPLMSFIGGLLTVLLVFALSFVGGKFSSNTFILIGVATALGVTGFVYVFTSMFDNTQMDMLNRFFAGNIWGDTWEFVIVTIPYIVIIMIITLFRVREMSMMSLDDDMLTTLGMHVTREKIILIVLAALLSSISVSVAGSISFIGLIAPHIARMMFKIDMKIIFVGTLLIGAFLLSFADFVGKTIAEPLIIPVGIVVSLIGGPYFLYLLFRGKTI; from the coding sequence ATGCGTAATGGTGTTAAGATTTTAATTCTTGTTATACTAATTTTTGTAACAATCGTACTCACCTTAACAACAGGTACGTTTAAGATGTCATTCATAGACATTTGGAACTTAATGACGGGGCAGGCAACTAGCAAAGTCGCACTTGTATTTTATAAATTTAGAATGCCGAGACTCATCATCACGCTCGTATGTGGTGCAGCGCTTGCGTTATCTGGGCTTATCTTACAAGTCGTTTCGAAAAATCCATTATCAGATCCAGGGATTATAGGTGTAAACGCAGGTAGTGGATTTGGAGTGGTATTATTTATTGCCTTCGTTGCTGGAAATAGTGGTGTGAACCATTTATACACACTACCACTAATGAGTTTCATTGGTGGATTACTTACAGTGCTACTCGTTTTCGCGTTATCGTTTGTTGGTGGTAAATTCTCAAGCAACACATTTATTCTAATTGGAGTTGCAACAGCACTTGGTGTCACTGGGTTTGTGTATGTATTTACGTCGATGTTTGATAACACACAAATGGATATGCTGAACCGATTCTTTGCAGGAAATATTTGGGGAGATACATGGGAGTTTGTCATTGTGACGATTCCATATATTGTAATCATCATGATAATTACGCTGTTTAGAGTACGCGAGATGTCGATGATGTCACTTGATGACGATATGCTCACAACACTAGGTATGCATGTCACACGTGAGAAGATTATTTTAATTGTTTTAGCAGCACTACTATCGAGTATCAGTGTGAGTGTTGCGGGGTCGATTTCATTCATTGGACTCATTGCACCACACATTGCACGCATGATGTTTAAAATTGATATGAAAATTATATTTGTGGGAACGTTATTAATCGGTGCGTTTCTCTTAAGTTTTGCTGATTTTGTCGGTAAGACGATCGCTGAACCACTCATCATTCCAGTTGGAATTGTCGTGTCACTCATTGGAGGACCATACTTCTTGTATTTGTTATTCAGAGGGAAAACAATATAA
- a CDS encoding cold-shock protein gives MNNGTVKWFNAEKGFGFIEREDGDDVFVHFSGIAGEGYKTLEEGQNVEFEITEGDRGPQATNVVVQ, from the coding sequence ATGAATAACGGTACAGTTAAATGGTTTAACGCAGAAAAAGGTTTTGGTTTCATCGAGAGAGAAGACGGAGACGATGTATTCGTACACTTCTCAGGTATTGCTGGTGAAGGTTACAAAACTTTAGAAGAAGGACAAAATGTTGAGTTCGAAATCACTGAAGGTGACCGCGGACCACAAGCTACAAATGTAGTTGTTCAATAA
- the gcvH gene encoding glycine cleavage system protein GcvH encodes MVTPNNLKYSEDHEWVKVDGDTVTIGITEFAQSELGDIVFVELPDEGDELEKGEDFGSVESVKTVSELYAPVSGEVIEINEELEDSPELVNESPYEEAWMLKIKLSDESQLDELMDAAAYDEMIGQ; translated from the coding sequence TTGGTAACACCAAACAACTTAAAGTATTCAGAAGATCACGAATGGGTAAAGGTTGACGGTGATACTGTAACTATCGGTATTACTGAGTTTGCTCAATCAGAATTAGGAGACATCGTATTCGTTGAATTACCAGACGAAGGTGATGAACTTGAAAAAGGTGAAGACTTCGGTTCAGTAGAATCAGTTAAAACTGTTTCTGAACTTTATGCACCAGTATCAGGTGAAGTTATTGAAATTAACGAAGAGCTTGAAGATAGCCCAGAGCTAGTAAACGAATCTCCATACGAAGAAGCTTGGATGTTAAAAATTAAACTTTCAGATGAGTCACAACTTGACGAATTAATGGATGCTGCTGCATACGACGAAATGATTGGACAATAA
- a CDS encoding Spx/MgsR family RNA polymerase-binding regulatory protein, translating into MNKFYEYKKCTTCRKAKKYLEEQGVDLEVIDMVEEPPSEYELKDIISKADNYEIDQFFNTRGKVYKELGLKEKLDDLSFDEKIELLTSNGMLIKRPMLVTEKGVILGFKEEKYDELLEL; encoded by the coding sequence ATGAATAAATTTTATGAGTACAAAAAATGTACAACGTGTCGTAAAGCTAAGAAGTATTTAGAAGAACAAGGTGTCGATTTAGAAGTGATTGATATGGTTGAAGAACCACCTTCAGAATACGAATTAAAAGACATTATCAGTAAAGCTGATAATTATGAAATTGATCAGTTCTTTAATACACGTGGTAAAGTATACAAAGAACTTGGTTTAAAAGAAAAACTTGATGACTTATCGTTTGATGAAAAAATCGAGTTATTAACGAGTAACGGCATGCTAATTAAACGTCCAATGCTTGTCACTGAAAAAGGTGTTATACTCGGCTTTAAAGAAGAAAAATACGACGAGTTACTCGAATTATAA
- a CDS encoding MetQ/NlpA family ABC transporter substrate-binding protein, with translation MKRFLFALVLLFTVTLAACNNSDDSSNDSSNEEASNDEVKKLTVVATPVPHAEILEEAKPLLEDKGIDLDIKVVNDYNTPNQMLESGDANATFFAHIPYFNNLLNEGFDFENIGPVHLEPIGAYSNDYDSLEDLPDGAKVLISNNLPDEGRVLKFFVDHDLITLKDGVDPIEATLDDIEENPHDFKFDNQTAPEIMVKAYENNEGDVFFINSNYAIDSGLSPKEEAIELEAADSDYVNVVIVRSEDKDDEALNTLVEVLQSDDIKSFIDENYDGAVISAE, from the coding sequence ATGAAAAGATTTTTATTCGCTTTAGTATTATTATTCACTGTGACACTTGCTGCTTGTAATAACTCAGATGATTCTTCTAATGATTCATCAAATGAAGAAGCTTCTAACGATGAAGTAAAAAAATTAACAGTAGTTGCAACACCAGTACCACATGCTGAAATTCTCGAAGAAGCAAAACCATTACTTGAAGATAAAGGCATTGATTTAGACATTAAAGTAGTTAACGACTATAACACACCGAACCAAATGTTAGAAAGTGGCGATGCGAACGCTACATTCTTTGCGCATATTCCGTACTTTAATAACTTACTAAATGAAGGATTCGACTTTGAAAACATTGGTCCAGTACACTTAGAGCCAATCGGTGCATACTCTAACGATTATGATTCATTAGAAGATTTACCAGATGGTGCAAAAGTTTTAATTTCTAACAACTTACCAGACGAAGGACGCGTTTTAAAATTCTTCGTAGACCACGATCTAATCACACTTAAAGATGGTGTTGACCCAATTGAAGCAACGTTAGATGATATCGAAGAAAACCCTCATGATTTCAAATTTGATAATCAAACAGCACCAGAAATCATGGTAAAAGCATATGAAAATAACGAAGGAGACGTATTCTTCATCAACTCAAACTATGCGATTGACTCAGGATTATCACCAAAAGAAGAAGCAATTGAACTAGAAGCGGCAGACTCAGATTACGTAAACGTTGTAATTGTAAGAAGTGAAGACAAAGACGATGAAGCACTAAACACACTTGTTGAAGTATTACAAAGTGACGATATTAAATCATTCATTGATGAAAATTATGACGGTGCTGTAATCTCAGCTGAATAA
- a CDS encoding thioredoxin family protein translates to MRHKITEEALNEIVNSSGVNVIYGYTSMCATCKLAESFLDLAVQVVPLNVTKIDLNYYESFIKQYKIHSVPALLIFKDGTLQEEVYAFESVTKIVEIFKNYVDNKNMQ, encoded by the coding sequence ATGAGACATAAAATCACAGAAGAAGCATTAAATGAAATAGTGAATAGTAGTGGTGTAAATGTCATTTACGGATATACGTCGATGTGTGCAACGTGTAAGCTCGCAGAATCATTTTTAGATCTTGCGGTTCAAGTTGTCCCACTAAATGTTACAAAAATTGATTTAAACTACTATGAATCTTTTATAAAACAATATAAAATTCATAGTGTACCGGCCTTACTTATATTTAAAGACGGAACTTTACAAGAAGAAGTTTATGCATTTGAGTCGGTGACTAAAATTGTCGAAATATTTAAAAATTATGTTGACAATAAAAATATGCAATGA